In Gossypium arboreum isolate Shixiya-1 chromosome 5, ASM2569848v2, whole genome shotgun sequence, a single genomic region encodes these proteins:
- the LOC128293108 gene encoding uncharacterized protein LOC128293108 has protein sequence MDNVEQKWREINTSQVLRDIADALQHIVRAIPATTSIPTVRQAPIKEVRKYGATEFQGLKGADPSVAENWMETTKRVLQQLDCTPRESLICAISLLQGEAYLWWESVVRHLPDDQVTWDLFQKEFQKKYIGELYIEEKKQEFLVLKQGNMSVLDYEREFSRLSRNSHREHCGKKHRGECWKVTRGCLDVVLLHHFIVDRPNTDSDTPDRHKDRYLIARGEVVEVIRLPEEVLVEGAVILLLASLKPEYQLELMWSENEKKAMHMMLLQLKVKESDVSKTAFRTRYGHYEFLVMPFGLTNAPAAFMDLMNRIFQPYLDQFVVVFIDDILVYSKTETEHDQHLRIVLQILRGKQLYGKLISADGIRVDPKKIEAIIQWKTPKNVSEVRSFLGLAGYYRRKAVIELRAMFARLSISEDGSLLAELRVKPVIFDQIRSAQLEDDKLLKKREMASGVMELVGWFSGVLELVGWFNGVV, from the exons ATGGATAATGTTGAACAGAAAT GGAGAGAAATAAATACCTCACAAGTGTTAAGAGATATAGCTGATGCATTACAGCATATAGTGAGAGCTATACCTGCTACTACATCTATACCTACTGTCAGACAGGCCCCGATTAAAGAGGTACGAAAATATGGTGCCACGGAATTTCAGGGATTAAAAGGAGCTGATCCATCCGTTGCTGAAAATTGGATGGAAACAACAAAaagagttttgcaacaattagacTGCACCCCCCGAGAGAGTCTGATATGTGCAATATCACTGTTACAAGGAGAAGCGTATCTCTGGTGGGAATCTGTGGTTAGACATTTGCCGGATGATCAGGTAACTTGGGACTTGTTTCAAAaagaatttcagaagaagtaTATTGGGGAACTGTACAtcgaagagaaaaagcaagagttTTTAGTGTTGAAACAGGGGAATATGTCAGTATTGGATTATGAGCGAGAGTTCTCTAGATTGAGCAG AAATTCGCATCGTGAGCACTGCGGAAAGAAACACAGAGGAGAATGTTGGAAAGTAACTAGAGGTTGCTTGGATGTGGTTCTACTGCACCATTTTATCGTAGACCGTCCGAATACCGATAGTGATACACCAGATCGTCACAAAGATCGATATCTCATCGCTAGAGGCGAGGTCGTAGAGGTAATTCGGCTTCCAGAGGAGGTGCTGGTAGAAGGAGCAGTGATATTGCTACTCGCCAGTCTGAAGCCAGAGTACCAGCTAGAGCTTATGTGGTCAGAAAACGAGAAGAAGGCGATGCACATGATGTTGTTACAG ctgaaggTAAAGGAAAGTGATGTGTCTAAAACTGCTTTCCGTACTcgttatggccattatgaatttttggtaatgccatttggattgaccaATGCCCCAGctgctttcatggatctgatgaaccgcatTTTCCAGCCGTACTTAGATCAGTTTGTAgtggttttcattgatgatatattggtatATTCGAAGACAGAGACAGAACATGATCAGCATCTTCGAATAGTTCTACAAATTTTACGAGGAAAACAGCTATATGGAAAGCtca tatctgcagaTGGAATCCGAGTTGATCCTAAAAAGATCGAAGCAATTATTCAGTGGAAgacgccaaagaatgtatcggaGGTACGCAGTTTTCTTGGTTTAGCTGGGTATTACaggag AAAAGCTGTAATTGaattaagagcaatgtttgcacggCTTAGTATCAGTGAGGATGGGAGTCTTTTGGCCGAATTGAGAGTAAAACCGGTAATATTTGATCAGATTAGATCAGCTCAGTTGGAAGATGacaaattattgaagaaaagagagatg